A segment of the Actinomyces sp. oral taxon 171 str. F0337 genome:
TGGCCGCACCCCGGCCGACCTCATCGACGCGGTCTGCTCCCCCGGCGGCACGTCGGTGGCGGGCATGGTGGCCCTGGAACGGGCCGGTTTCTCCGACGCCGTCGTGCGCGCCTTCGAGGCCATCGCCGAGCGCGACCGGCAGCTGGGCGCCTGAGCTCAGACGCGGTCCCACCCCGCTGCCGCACGCCACCACAGGCACAGCGTGCGCAGCACGACCCTTTTCTGCGTCCCGACACGATAAAGCGGCTCTCAACAACCCTGTCGTGATTCAAAGCACAGATCATTCTTGCTTGTCGTCAGGTAAATGCATGGCTAATGTTTCGGCCATGACCTTCTCTCACGCAGCTCGCTTCAGCGGTACCCATCCCGCTGACGTTCTGCGTGCCCATGCTGTCATGTGTTGTCGGGCCTGACCAGCGCCTGACACCACGGGGACTTCACCCCCGCAACGAGGTATCCGGCGCAATGAAGCGTCCGGAAGGCCCCGTTGAGACGGCTGACGCCAACCGAACGGCCCTGCAGGCTCTGCACGCAGCTGCACACCAGGCCGACCCCGGACGCTCCTCATACGCCAATGACACGCCACCGTCATGGAGGAGCAATGACCACCACCGTCACGCCACCCGCGCGCACTCTGCGCCCGCCGCGCAAGGCCCGTTCCAACGGCCAGTGGGCCCTCGACGGGCGCAAGCCGCTCAATGACAACGAGGCCTTCAAGCAGGACGGGGACCCGCTGGCGGTGCGCGACCGGATCATGCACATCTACGGCCCCGGCGGCTACGAGACCATCGCACCCGACGACCTCAACGGCCGTTTCCGCTGGTGGGGCCTGTACACCCAGCGCAAGCAGGGCATCGACGGCGGCCGCACCGCCCAGCTGGACGTCTCCGAGCTCTCCGACCACTACTTCCTGCAGCGGGTGCGTCTGGACGGTGGGAGTCTGAGCCGCGAGCAGCTGCGGGTACTGGGCTCGGTCTCCAACGACTTCGCCCGCGGCACCGCCGACATCACCGATCGCCAGAACATCCAGCTCCACTGGGTGGAGATCGGCAGCGTGCCTGAGCTGTGGCAGCGCCTGGAGTCGGTGGGTCTGACCACGATCGAGGGCTGCGGGGACACACCCCGGGGGTTCCTGGTCTCCCCGGTGGCCGGCATCGCCAAGGACGAGGTCATCGATCCGACCCCACTGGCCCGGGCCATCAAGGACACCTACCTGGGCGACCCCGAGCTGGCCAATCTGCCCCGCAAGTTCAAGACGGCCATCACCGGCTCCCCCAGCCTCGACATCCTCCACGAGATCAACGACATCTCCTTTGTCGGCGTCAACCACCCCGAGCTCGGTCCCGGCTACGACCTGTGGGTGGCCGGCGCCCTGTCCACCGCCCCACGTCTGGGCCAGCGGCTGGGGGCCTTCGTCACGCCGGAGGACGCCCTCGACGTCTGGTACGGCGTCATCCGCATCTTCCGCGACTACGGCTACCGTCGCCTGCGCAACAAGGCCCGGCTGAAGTTCCTCATGGCCGAGTGGGGGCCGGAGAGATTCCGCCAGGTCCTCCAGGACGACTACCTGGGGCGCGCCCTGCCCGACGGACCGGCCCCCGAGGAGCCGAGCGGGGACTCCGACCACATCGGCGTCCACGAGCAGAAGGACGGCCGCTTCTGGGTGGGGGCCAAGCCACCCGTCGGCCGGTTGAGCGGTGACGTCCTGCTGGGTCTGGCCGACCTGGCTGAGCGGGTCGGCTCGGACCGCGTGCGCACCACCCCGCTGCAGAACCTGCTGCTCCTGGACGTGCCTGCCGACAGAGTCGACGAGGCCGTCGCCGGCCTGCGGGCGCTGGGGCTCGATCCTGACCCGGGTGCCTTCACCCGCTCGACCCTGGCCTGCACCGGGCTGGAGTTCTGCAAGTTCGCGATCGTGGAGACCAAGAAGCTGGCAGCGCGCGTATCGGCCGAGCTCGACGCACGCCTGGCGGACACCGACCTCGAGCGACGCATCACCCTGACCGTCAACGGCTGCCCGAACTCCTGCGCCCGCATCCAGATCGCCGACATCGGCCTCAAGGGCCAGATCATCACGGTCGACGGCGAGCAGATGCCCGGCTTCCAGGTGCACCTGGGCGGCGGCCTGGCCACCGACGGACGCACCGAGGCCGGTCTGGGCCGCACGGTCAGGGGCCTCAAGGTCCCCGCCTCCGGCCTGACCGACTACGTCGAGCGCCTGGTGCGCCGCTACCTGGACCAGCGCCTCCCTGAGGAGACCTTCGCCCAGTGGGCGCACCGAGCCGATGAGGAGGCCCTGCAGTGAGCGCCGCAACCGCTGAAAGTGCCC
Coding sequences within it:
- a CDS encoding nitrite/sulfite reductase is translated as MTTTVTPPARTLRPPRKARSNGQWALDGRKPLNDNEAFKQDGDPLAVRDRIMHIYGPGGYETIAPDDLNGRFRWWGLYTQRKQGIDGGRTAQLDVSELSDHYFLQRVRLDGGSLSREQLRVLGSVSNDFARGTADITDRQNIQLHWVEIGSVPELWQRLESVGLTTIEGCGDTPRGFLVSPVAGIAKDEVIDPTPLARAIKDTYLGDPELANLPRKFKTAITGSPSLDILHEINDISFVGVNHPELGPGYDLWVAGALSTAPRLGQRLGAFVTPEDALDVWYGVIRIFRDYGYRRLRNKARLKFLMAEWGPERFRQVLQDDYLGRALPDGPAPEEPSGDSDHIGVHEQKDGRFWVGAKPPVGRLSGDVLLGLADLAERVGSDRVRTTPLQNLLLLDVPADRVDEAVAGLRALGLDPDPGAFTRSTLACTGLEFCKFAIVETKKLAARVSAELDARLADTDLERRITLTVNGCPNSCARIQIADIGLKGQIITVDGEQMPGFQVHLGGGLATDGRTEAGLGRTVRGLKVPASGLTDYVERLVRRYLDQRLPEETFAQWAHRADEEALQ